The following are encoded in a window of Alphaproteobacteria bacterium genomic DNA:
- the uraD gene encoding 2-oxo-4-hydroxy-4-carboxy-5-ureidoimidazoline decarboxylase — protein sequence MTLTLDQLNAMPRDAFVAALGSIFEHAPWVADGAASKRPFSTVAELHRAMLDVVDAASVETQTQFLRGHPDLAGKAARAGALTADSTAEQAGAGLDRLSEPQYARFHQLNAAYTQRFGIPFIVCVRRHTRSSILRQFERRLANDAAIEHATALGEIGLITRLRLDGAVDGPGKANVNGRLSTHVLDTHIGRPAEGVRIDLCELQDDGPETRLASAITNADGRTDKPLVGDQPLRIGVYELRFNIGAYFARRGVPAADTPFLDIVPLRFGIAEPEGHYHVPLLATPWSYSTYRGS from the coding sequence ATGACCCTGACCCTCGACCAGCTCAACGCCATGCCACGCGACGCGTTCGTCGCCGCGCTGGGCTCGATCTTCGAGCATGCGCCGTGGGTCGCCGACGGGGCCGCATCGAAGCGTCCCTTCAGCACCGTCGCCGAGTTGCATCGCGCGATGCTCGACGTCGTCGACGCCGCATCGGTCGAGACGCAGACGCAGTTCCTGCGCGGCCATCCCGACCTCGCCGGCAAGGCGGCGCGCGCGGGCGCGCTGACGGCCGATTCGACGGCCGAGCAGGCCGGCGCCGGGCTCGACCGGTTGAGCGAGCCGCAGTACGCGCGCTTCCATCAGCTCAACGCGGCCTACACGCAGCGCTTCGGCATCCCCTTCATCGTCTGCGTGCGCCGCCACACGCGCAGCTCCATCCTGCGCCAGTTCGAGCGCCGCCTGGCCAACGACGCCGCCATCGAGCACGCGACGGCGCTGGGTGAAATCGGCCTGATCACCCGCCTGCGTCTCGACGGCGCGGTCGACGGCCCGGGCAAGGCCAATGTCAACGGCCGCCTGTCGACCCATGTGCTCGACACGCATATCGGCCGCCCGGCCGAGGGTGTGCGCATCGACCTCTGCGAGCTGCAGGACGACGGTCCCGAAACCCGGCTCGCCAGCGCGATCACCAATGCCGACGGCCGCACCGACAAGCCGCTGGTCGGCGACCAGCCGCTGCGTATCGGCGTCTACGAGCTTCGCTTCAACATCGGTGCATATTTCGCCCGTCGCGGCGTGCCTGCCGCCGACACGCCGTTCCTCGACATCGTGCCGCTGCGCTTCGGCATCGCCGAGCCCGAGGGCCACTACCACGTGCCGCTGCTGGCGACGCCATGGAGCTATTCGACGTATCGTGGAAGTTAG
- a CDS encoding RNA pseudouridine synthase: MKSPSPSLADRVLYRDGLVLVIDKPAGLPVHAGPGGGPNLEAGFDALRYGLPRPPALAHRLDRDTSGCLVLGRHPKALRRLGRLFSEGLAGKTYWAVVGGAPPQDGGTIDLALRKESRKETGWKMVPDPAGQSAITDYEVKGRSANLTWIEFRPRTGRTHQIRVHAAALGCPVLGDPVYGPKPPRAPLHLHSRAIRLPLYPAKPPIEVTAPPPHHMLEALQACGYSDSLSPLAGRGLG; the protein is encoded by the coding sequence ATGAAGAGCCCCTCCCCCTCGCTGGCCGACCGCGTGCTCTATCGCGACGGGCTGGTGCTGGTGATCGACAAGCCGGCCGGCCTGCCGGTGCATGCCGGCCCGGGCGGCGGCCCCAACCTCGAGGCCGGTTTCGACGCCCTGCGCTACGGCCTGCCGCGCCCCCCGGCGCTGGCCCATCGGCTCGACCGCGACACCTCGGGTTGCCTGGTGCTGGGCCGCCACCCCAAGGCGCTGCGCCGGCTCGGTCGGCTGTTCAGTGAGGGTCTTGCCGGCAAGACCTACTGGGCGGTCGTCGGCGGCGCGCCGCCGCAGGACGGCGGCACCATCGACCTGGCGCTGCGCAAGGAGAGCCGCAAGGAGACCGGCTGGAAGATGGTGCCCGACCCCGCGGGCCAGAGCGCGATCACCGACTACGAGGTCAAGGGCCGCAGCGCAAATCTCACCTGGATCGAGTTCCGCCCGCGCACCGGCCGCACCCATCAGATCCGCGTCCATGCCGCGGCGCTGGGCTGTCCGGTGCTGGGCGATCCGGTCTACGGGCCCAAACCGCCACGCGCGCCGCTGCACCTGCACAGCCGCGCCATTCGCCTGCCGCTCTATCCGGCAAAGCCGCCGATCGAGGTGACCGCCCCGCCGCCGCACCACATGCTCGAGGCGTTGCAGGCCTGCGGGTACTCAGATTCCCTCTCCCCGCTTGCGGGGAGAGGGTTAGGGTGA
- a CDS encoding FAD-dependent oxidoreductase: MKPTDIGNPDYFHKVVDCQWACPAHTPVPEYIRLIAHGRYSDAYMINWKSNVFPGILGRTCDRPCEPACRRTRVEDETLVKGKREPVAICRLKRVAADYKNGGIDERMPKAPARNGKRIACIGGGPASLTVARDLAVLGYEITIFDQDPKLGGFIRTQIPHFRLPESVIDEEVGYITGIGNIDFVHKRIDSLKAVLAEGYDAVFVGSGAPRGRELDVPGRQEAAENIHIGIDWLSSVSFGHITKVGKRVIVLGGGNTAMDCCRTARRLGGEDVKVIVRSGFEEMKASPWEKEDAMHEDIPILNFLVPKEVKHENGKIKGVLFEKVKAEYDAKGRRSLVPTGEPDPFYECDDVLVAIGQENAFPWIEKDAGVEFDKWGMPVVDERTFASTNGKVFFGGDAAFGPKNIIWAAAHGHEAAISIHALCTGGAVGLRPAPGVNIVSQKMGIHEWSYDNDISVVQRFKVPHRDKAESLKDIMAEVELGFDPELAWKEAQRCLNCDVQTVFTDNLCIECDACVDICPMDCISFTANGDEKELRGRLNAPALNQTQDLYVSGLLKTNRVMVKDEDVCLHCGLCAERCPTGAWDMRKYYVEMTHAEHACHKR; encoded by the coding sequence TTGAAGCCGACTGATATCGGCAATCCGGATTACTTTCATAAGGTCGTGGATTGCCAGTGGGCGTGTCCTGCCCACACGCCTGTACCCGAGTACATCCGCTTGATCGCGCACGGTCGGTACTCCGACGCCTACATGATCAATTGGAAGTCGAACGTCTTTCCGGGAATCCTCGGTCGCACCTGCGACCGCCCCTGCGAACCGGCCTGCCGCCGGACCCGTGTGGAAGACGAGACGTTGGTGAAGGGCAAGCGCGAGCCGGTGGCGATCTGTCGCCTCAAGCGCGTCGCCGCCGACTACAAGAATGGCGGGATCGACGAGCGCATGCCCAAGGCGCCGGCCAGGAACGGCAAGCGGATAGCCTGCATCGGCGGTGGCCCGGCCTCGCTGACGGTGGCGCGCGACCTCGCGGTGCTGGGCTACGAGATCACCATCTTCGACCAGGATCCCAAGCTGGGCGGCTTCATCCGCACCCAGATCCCGCACTTCCGCCTGCCCGAATCGGTGATCGACGAGGAAGTCGGCTACATCACCGGCATCGGCAACATAGACTTCGTGCACAAGCGCATCGACTCGCTCAAGGCGGTGCTGGCCGAGGGCTACGACGCGGTGTTCGTGGGATCCGGCGCGCCGCGCGGCCGCGAGCTCGACGTGCCCGGCCGGCAGGAAGCGGCCGAGAACATCCATATCGGCATCGACTGGCTGTCCTCGGTGTCGTTCGGCCACATCACCAAGGTCGGCAAGCGCGTGATCGTGCTGGGCGGCGGCAACACGGCGATGGATTGCTGCCGCACCGCACGCCGCCTGGGCGGCGAGGACGTCAAGGTCATCGTCCGCTCGGGCTTCGAGGAAATGAAGGCGTCTCCCTGGGAGAAGGAAGACGCCATGCACGAGGACATCCCGATCCTGAACTTCCTCGTGCCGAAGGAAGTGAAGCACGAGAACGGCAAGATCAAGGGTGTGCTGTTCGAGAAGGTGAAGGCCGAATACGACGCCAAGGGGCGCCGTTCGCTGGTGCCCACCGGCGAGCCCGATCCGTTCTACGAGTGCGACGACGTGCTGGTCGCCATCGGCCAGGAGAACGCCTTCCCGTGGATCGAGAAGGACGCCGGCGTCGAGTTCGACAAATGGGGCATGCCGGTCGTCGACGAGCGCACCTTCGCCTCGACCAACGGCAAGGTGTTCTTCGGCGGCGACGCGGCGTTCGGTCCGAAGAACATAATCTGGGCGGCCGCCCACGGGCACGAGGCGGCGATCTCGATCCATGCGCTGTGCACCGGCGGCGCGGTCGGCCTGCGCCCGGCGCCCGGCGTCAACATCGTCAGCCAGAAGATGGGCATCCACGAGTGGAGCTACGACAACGACATCTCGGTCGTGCAGCGCTTCAAGGTGCCGCATCGTGACAAGGCCGAGTCGCTGAAGGACATCATGGCCGAGGTCGAGCTCGGCTTCGATCCCGAGCTGGCGTGGAAGGAAGCGCAGCGCTGCCTGAACTGCGACGTGCAGACGGTCTTCACCGACAATCTGTGCATCGAGTGCGACGCCTGCGTCGACATCTGCCCGATGGACTGCATCTCCTTCACCGCTAACGGCGACGAGAAGGAGCTGCGCGGCCGGCTCAACGCGCCGGCGCTGAACCAGACGCAGGACCTGTACGTGTCCGGACTGCTGAAGACCAACCGCGTCATGGTGAAGGACGAGGACGTGTGCCTGCACTGCGGGCTGTGCGCCGAGCGCTGCCCGACCGGTGCCTGGGACATGCGCAAGTACTACGTCGAGATGACGCACGCGGAGCACGCATGCCACAAGCGATAG
- a CDS encoding 2-oxoacid:acceptor oxidoreductase subunit alpha has translation MPQAIEAVNDFVVKFANVNGSGSASANELFARSILRMGVPVSPRNIFPSNIQGLPTWYEVRVSGKGYLGRRGGVDLMVAMNPQTWDEDVKEIEPGGYLFYDATKPMPVSAFRPDINLIGVPLTAITNATYTDARQRQLFKNIIYVGALSVLLDIDPKEITRLFGEQYKGKEKLLDSNVKALNLGRDWVLRHMDPASVKLKVRRADNVGNRIFVEGNNAAALGCVYGGATVCAWYPITPSSSLAEAFQAHCKRLRHDKETGKAKYAIVQAEDELASIGMVIGAAWNGARAFTATSGPGISLMTEFIGLAYFAEVPAVIINVQRGGPSTGMPTRTQQADILGCALASNGDTKHVLLFPEDPKECFDFGAESLNLADRLQTPVFMMTDLDIGMNQRLCDPFEWDDAKAYDRGKVMTAAELEAGKKFGRYLDVDDDGIPFRTYPGTHPTKGAFFTRGTTKDEFARYSEEGPVYVRNMERLEKKFDTAKKIVPMAIERKAKAATKMGVIYFGSTSPAMNEAFDQLDEQGIALDGLRVRAYPFGQEVVDFVNGHDTVYFVEQNRDGQLRMLLIDQLGVDPNKIVAVLHYDGTPITARFITKAIGEHLAPPSRMAAE, from the coding sequence ATGCCACAAGCGATAGAGGCGGTGAACGACTTCGTCGTCAAGTTCGCCAACGTCAACGGCTCGGGCTCGGCCTCGGCCAACGAGCTGTTCGCCCGCTCGATCCTGCGCATGGGCGTGCCGGTCAGCCCGCGCAACATCTTCCCGTCCAATATCCAGGGCCTGCCGACCTGGTACGAGGTCAGGGTCAGCGGGAAGGGCTATCTCGGACGGCGCGGCGGCGTCGACCTGATGGTGGCGATGAACCCGCAGACCTGGGACGAGGACGTCAAGGAGATCGAGCCCGGCGGCTATCTGTTCTACGACGCCACCAAGCCGATGCCGGTTTCGGCCTTCCGTCCCGACATCAACCTCATCGGCGTGCCGCTCACCGCGATCACCAACGCCACCTATACCGACGCCCGACAGCGGCAGCTGTTCAAGAACATCATCTATGTCGGCGCGCTCTCGGTGCTGCTCGACATCGATCCCAAGGAGATCACCCGGCTGTTCGGCGAGCAGTACAAGGGCAAGGAGAAGCTGCTCGACTCCAACGTCAAGGCGCTGAACCTCGGCCGCGACTGGGTGCTGCGCCACATGGATCCGGCCAGCGTGAAGCTCAAGGTGCGGCGCGCCGACAATGTCGGCAACCGCATCTTCGTCGAAGGCAACAACGCCGCGGCACTGGGCTGCGTCTATGGCGGCGCCACGGTCTGCGCCTGGTATCCGATCACGCCCAGCTCCTCGCTGGCCGAGGCGTTCCAGGCGCATTGCAAGCGCCTGCGCCACGACAAGGAGACCGGCAAGGCCAAGTACGCCATCGTCCAGGCCGAGGACGAGCTGGCCTCGATCGGCATGGTGATCGGTGCCGCCTGGAACGGCGCGCGCGCCTTCACCGCGACCTCCGGCCCCGGCATCTCGCTGATGACCGAGTTCATCGGCCTGGCGTATTTCGCCGAGGTCCCGGCGGTGATCATCAACGTGCAGCGCGGCGGGCCGTCGACCGGCATGCCCACCCGCACGCAGCAGGCCGACATCCTGGGCTGCGCGCTGGCCTCGAACGGCGACACCAAGCACGTGCTGCTGTTCCCCGAGGATCCCAAGGAGTGCTTCGACTTCGGCGCGGAGTCGCTGAACCTCGCCGACCGCCTGCAGACGCCGGTGTTCATGATGACCGATCTCGACATCGGCATGAACCAGCGCCTGTGCGATCCCTTCGAGTGGGACGACGCCAAGGCCTATGATCGCGGCAAGGTGATGACGGCGGCGGAGCTCGAGGCGGGCAAGAAGTTCGGCCGCTACCTCGACGTCGACGACGACGGCATTCCGTTCCGCACCTATCCCGGCACGCATCCGACCAAGGGCGCCTTCTTCACCAGGGGCACGACCAAGGACGAGTTCGCGCGCTACTCGGAAGAGGGCCCGGTCTACGTCCGCAACATGGAGCGGCTGGAGAAGAAGTTCGACACCGCCAAGAAGATCGTGCCCATGGCCATCGAGCGCAAGGCAAAGGCCGCCACCAAGATGGGCGTGATCTATTTCGGCTCGACCAGCCCGGCGATGAACGAGGCCTTCGACCAGCTCGACGAGCAGGGCATCGCGCTCGACGGCCTGCGCGTGCGCGCCTATCCGTTCGGCCAGGAGGTCGTGGATTTCGTCAACGGGCACGACACGGTCTACTTCGTCGAGCAGAACCGCGACGGGCAGCTGCGCATGCTGCTCATCGACCAGCTCGGCGTCGATCCGAACAAGATCGTCGCCGTCCTGCACTACGACGGCACGCCGATCACGGCGCGCTTCATCACCAAGGCGATCGGCGAGCACCTCGCGCCGCCCAGCCGCATGGCGGCCGAATGA
- a CDS encoding 2-oxoacid:ferredoxin oxidoreductase subunit beta, with product MTYIAKPKLHHPTLLKNKAGFTRRDYDGAISTLCAGCGHDSISAAIVQACFELDILPHQVAKLSGIGCSSKAPTYFLGGSHGFNTVHGRMPSVMTGANLANRDLIYLGVSGDGDSASIGFGQFAHVMRRGVNMTYIVMNNGVYGLTKGQFSATADYGSVSKKGVKNSDSSIDMVSVAILMGATFVGRSFSGDKQQLIPLIKAALQHRGAAFLDVISPCVAFNNHAGSTKSYDYVREHNEAVNRVDFIETRSEITTDYAPGALQVVEQHDGSILRLRKLDERFDPSSKADALHRVQQADAAGEVLTGLLYVEPLPKDLHANLNTVDAPLNTLNEAELCPGKSALDKINASLR from the coding sequence ATGACCTATATCGCCAAGCCCAAGCTGCATCACCCCACCCTGCTCAAGAACAAGGCGGGCTTCACCAGGCGCGACTACGACGGCGCGATCTCGACGCTCTGCGCGGGATGCGGCCACGACTCGATCAGCGCTGCCATCGTGCAGGCCTGCTTCGAGCTCGACATCCTGCCGCACCAGGTCGCCAAGCTTTCGGGCATCGGCTGCTCGTCGAAGGCGCCGACCTACTTCCTCGGCGGCAGCCACGGCTTCAACACCGTGCATGGCCGCATGCCCTCGGTGATGACCGGTGCCAACCTCGCCAACCGCGACCTGATCTATCTCGGCGTCTCGGGCGACGGCGACTCGGCCTCGATCGGCTTCGGCCAGTTCGCCCACGTCATGCGCCGCGGCGTCAACATGACCTACATCGTCATGAACAACGGCGTGTACGGCCTGACCAAGGGCCAGTTCTCGGCCACCGCCGATTACGGCTCGGTGAGCAAGAAGGGCGTCAAGAACAGCGACTCCTCGATCGACATGGTCTCGGTCGCCATCCTGATGGGCGCCACCTTCGTCGGCCGTTCCTTCTCGGGCGACAAGCAGCAGCTGATCCCGCTGATCAAGGCGGCGCTGCAGCATCGCGGCGCCGCCTTCCTCGACGTCATCAGCCCATGCGTCGCCTTCAACAACCACGCCGGCTCGACCAAGAGCTACGACTACGTGCGCGAGCACAACGAGGCGGTCAACCGCGTCGACTTCATCGAGACCCGCTCGGAGATCACCACCGACTACGCGCCGGGCGCGCTGCAGGTGGTCGAGCAGCACGACGGCTCGATCCTGCGCCTGCGCAAGCTCGACGAGCGATTCGATCCGAGCAGCAAGGCCGACGCACTGCACCGCGTGCAGCAGGCCGACGCGGCGGGCGAGGTGCTGACCGGGCTGCTCTACGTCGAGCCGCTGCCCAAGGATCTGCACGCCAACCTCAATACCGTCGACGCGCCGCTCAACACGCTGAACGAGGCCGAGCTCTGCCCCGGCAAGAGCGCGCTCGACAAGATCAACGCCTCGCTGCGCTGA
- a CDS encoding alpha-ketoglutarate-dependent dioxygenase AlkB has product MTDLFATPERLRIPGADVVYHRGFLSEPAAAAMLRRLIDTIPWRQDDIVLWGRRIAQPRLTAWYGDPGRSYTYSGLTLEPLPWTDELQSLRRMSERVAEASFNSVLLNHYRDHNDSVGFHSDDEPELGATPTIASVSLGETRTLTFKPKKREDSESMRVALESGSLLVMKGDTQRNWRHAIAKESRPCGPRVNLTFRRILD; this is encoded by the coding sequence ATGACCGACCTCTTTGCGACTCCCGAACGCCTGCGCATCCCGGGCGCGGATGTGGTCTACCATCGCGGATTCCTGTCCGAGCCCGCGGCGGCGGCAATGCTGCGCCGGCTGATCGACACGATCCCCTGGCGCCAGGACGACATCGTGCTGTGGGGCAGGCGCATCGCGCAGCCGCGTCTGACGGCGTGGTATGGCGATCCCGGGCGCAGCTACACCTATTCCGGCCTGACGCTCGAGCCGCTGCCGTGGACCGATGAACTCCAGTCGTTGCGCAGGATGTCCGAGCGCGTCGCCGAGGCGAGCTTCAACAGCGTGCTGCTGAACCACTACCGCGACCACAACGACAGCGTCGGCTTCCATTCCGACGACGAGCCCGAGCTTGGTGCCACGCCGACCATCGCCTCGGTCAGCCTCGGCGAGACGCGCACGCTGACGTTCAAGCCCAAGAAGCGCGAGGACTCGGAGTCGATGCGCGTCGCGCTGGAGTCCGGCAGCCTGCTGGTGATGAAAGGCGACACCCAGCGCAACTGGCGTCACGCCATCGCCAAGGAGTCGCGGCCCTGCGGCCCGCGGGTCAACCTGACATTCCGCCGGATTCTCGACTGA
- a CDS encoding PaaI family thioesterase: MNGLEFVQGLADGTLPLNTIARTLGYDVVEADNGRVVVVAAPSEAHLNPAGTVHGGLSATLLDSCMGLAIQSTLEKGLGQTTLEFKISLLRPITPQTGMIRAEGLVLSRGRRVGTAEGRLTDGQGRLLAHGTTTCLIFPT; encoded by the coding sequence ATGAATGGCCTCGAGTTCGTCCAGGGGCTTGCCGACGGCACGCTGCCGCTCAACACGATCGCCCGAACCCTGGGATACGACGTCGTCGAGGCCGACAACGGCCGTGTCGTCGTGGTCGCCGCACCGTCCGAGGCACATCTCAATCCCGCCGGCACGGTGCATGGCGGGCTCTCGGCGACCCTGCTGGACAGCTGCATGGGGTTGGCCATCCAGTCGACCCTGGAGAAGGGACTCGGGCAGACGACGCTGGAGTTCAAGATCTCGCTGCTGCGGCCGATCACGCCGCAGACCGGCATGATCAGGGCGGAAGGTCTCGTGCTCAGTCGGGGGCGCCGCGTGGGGACCGCCGAGGGCCGCCTGACGGATGGCCAGGGGCGCCTGCTGGCGCACGGCACGACAACCTGCCTGATCTTCCCAACCTGA
- a CDS encoding alpha/beta fold hydrolase encodes MTNRPTLILLPAMPCGAEFYAAQVDALSDVADCRVMVEDAPSLEESAAHILAAAPRRFLLAGTAYGGRLALEVALAAPERIAGLWLMNCNPGAHGDPAGALRLTAGVRAEGIEAMLEEWAPVIVAEDDEASRDRFRAMARASGADRFARQHDALVGRADRWGDLGRITVPTLLMWGEDDRFVPVAIGRRMVSLMPMARFIALAGCRHFPPLERPRETIAAARRWIGGT; translated from the coding sequence ATGACCAATCGTCCGACCCTGATCCTGTTGCCGGCGATGCCGTGCGGCGCCGAATTCTACGCCGCCCAGGTCGACGCGCTGTCCGACGTGGCCGATTGCAGGGTCATGGTCGAGGACGCGCCGAGCCTGGAGGAGTCGGCCGCCCACATCCTGGCGGCGGCACCGCGGCGCTTCCTGCTGGCCGGGACGGCCTATGGCGGCCGTCTGGCGCTCGAGGTGGCGCTGGCAGCGCCGGAGCGCATCGCCGGGCTGTGGCTGATGAACTGCAATCCGGGCGCACATGGCGACCCTGCCGGCGCGTTGCGACTGACTGCGGGCGTGCGCGCCGAGGGCATAGAGGCGATGCTGGAGGAATGGGCGCCGGTGATCGTCGCGGAGGACGACGAGGCGTCGCGCGATCGCTTCCGCGCCATGGCCCGGGCGTCCGGCGCCGACCGCTTCGCGCGCCAGCACGATGCCCTGGTCGGCCGCGCCGATCGCTGGGGCGATCTCGGGCGGATCACGGTGCCGACCCTGCTGATGTGGGGCGAGGACGATCGCTTCGTGCCCGTCGCCATCGGCCGGCGCATGGTAAGCCTCATGCCGATGGCACGCTTCATCGCGCTCGCCGGCTGCCGCCACTTCCCGCCCCTCGAACGGCCGCGCGAGACCATCGCGGCGGCGCGGCGCTGGATCGGCGGGACCTGA
- a CDS encoding NAD(P)-dependent oxidoreductase, translated as MHVLIIGGAGFVGLAIAEALLARGDRVSLFDAREPYAALPGNPTAITGDVRRDEDVARAFAGRPDVAIYGAAITADAARDAAEPQRVLDVNLGGLPRAMAAARAAGVERFILLSSASAFGDAAFREVPLAEDDPAPAPSSLYSITKFAGEGVARRLRTLWSMDVRMVRLSAVFGPWEHPTGARDTLSPPFQVAQLALECKPVVLPRDPSRDWVYSRDVAGAVLALIDKASPRFDLYHVGPGTTWKLSEWAAALGATVTVGAPANVDLFGDRDRAMLAIGRLTGDLGYQPRFTSASACAVDYRRWLEARP; from the coding sequence ATGCATGTCCTGATCATCGGCGGCGCCGGCTTCGTCGGGCTGGCGATCGCCGAGGCGCTGCTGGCGCGCGGCGATCGCGTCAGCCTGTTCGATGCGCGCGAGCCCTACGCCGCCCTGCCCGGCAACCCGACGGCGATCACCGGCGACGTGCGGCGCGACGAGGACGTCGCGCGTGCCTTCGCCGGCAGACCCGACGTCGCGATCTACGGCGCGGCGATCACCGCCGACGCCGCGCGTGACGCGGCCGAGCCGCAGCGCGTGCTCGACGTCAATCTCGGCGGCCTGCCGCGCGCCATGGCGGCGGCGCGCGCGGCGGGCGTGGAGCGTTTCATCCTGCTGAGCTCGGCCTCGGCGTTCGGCGACGCGGCGTTCCGCGAGGTGCCGCTGGCCGAGGACGATCCAGCACCGGCGCCGTCGAGTCTCTACTCCATCACCAAGTTCGCCGGCGAAGGCGTCGCGCGGCGGTTGCGCACGCTGTGGTCAATGGACGTGCGCATGGTGCGCCTGTCGGCCGTGTTCGGGCCCTGGGAGCACCCCACCGGCGCGCGCGACACGCTCAGCCCGCCGTTCCAGGTCGCGCAGCTGGCACTGGAGTGCAAGCCGGTCGTGCTGCCGCGCGATCCTTCGCGAGATTGGGTGTACTCGCGCGATGTCGCCGGTGCCGTGCTGGCGCTGATCGACAAGGCGAGCCCGCGCTTCGATCTCTATCACGTCGGCCCGGGCACGACGTGGAAGCTGTCGGAATGGGCCGCAGCGCTGGGGGCGACGGTCACGGTCGGCGCGCCGGCCAACGTCGATCTGTTCGGTGATCGCGACCGCGCGATGCTGGCGATCGGCCGGCTGACCGGCGACCTCGGCTACCAGCCGCGCTTCACATCGGCGTCGGCATGCGCGGTTGACTATCGCCGATGGCTCGAAGCGCGGCCGTAG
- a CDS encoding phosphotransferase, whose translation MAALEIPKNPDALSAEWLSAALGHRVVAYDYEPIAAGVGFLGKLGRLHLRYDGAANGSPGTLIAKLPTEDDRSRQLAMMFRFYDREVSFYRDVGPTAGIRVPALHYGASNPANGDFVMLMEDLAPARVGDQLEGCSAEEVRLAIEGIARCHASWWNSPRLGALGWLPATNDPIHHFAEPAFQGCWAPFVQFVGDKLTPQMKRTGEALATKVIRMLDGIAGRPRTLLHGDYRADNLFFGGSAGGAALAAVDWQVSSAGGGTFDVAYFVSGNVDPQTRRAHEMDWLRLYVQTLKDNGVQGYGFDDALEDYRTDVLYCLVYAVIIIGTLDPSNARGLQLFHTNVERVLTAIADLDAAARMPG comes from the coding sequence ATGGCCGCACTGGAAATCCCGAAGAATCCCGACGCCCTGTCGGCAGAGTGGCTGAGCGCCGCCCTGGGCCACCGCGTCGTCGCCTACGACTACGAGCCGATCGCCGCCGGCGTCGGCTTCCTCGGCAAGCTCGGACGGCTGCATCTGCGCTATGACGGCGCGGCGAACGGCTCGCCCGGCACGCTGATCGCCAAGCTGCCGACCGAGGACGACCGCTCGCGCCAGCTCGCCATGATGTTCCGCTTCTACGATCGCGAGGTGAGCTTCTATCGTGATGTCGGTCCGACCGCCGGCATCCGCGTGCCCGCGCTGCACTACGGCGCGTCCAATCCGGCCAATGGCGACTTCGTCATGCTGATGGAGGATCTGGCGCCAGCGCGCGTCGGCGACCAGCTCGAGGGCTGCAGCGCCGAGGAGGTACGGCTGGCGATCGAGGGCATCGCGCGCTGCCACGCCAGCTGGTGGAACAGCCCGCGCCTGGGCGCGCTGGGCTGGCTGCCGGCGACCAACGATCCGATCCATCACTTCGCCGAGCCGGCCTTCCAGGGATGCTGGGCGCCCTTCGTGCAGTTCGTCGGCGACAAGCTGACGCCGCAGATGAAGCGTACCGGCGAGGCGCTCGCGACCAAGGTCATTCGCATGCTCGACGGCATCGCCGGCAGGCCGCGCACCCTGCTGCACGGCGACTATCGCGCCGACAACCTGTTCTTCGGTGGCAGCGCGGGCGGCGCCGCGCTGGCCGCCGTCGACTGGCAGGTCAGCTCGGCCGGCGGCGGCACGTTCGATGTCGCCTATTTCGTGTCGGGCAACGTCGATCCGCAGACCCGGCGCGCGCACGAGATGGACTGGCTGAGGCTCTACGTGCAGACGCTGAAGGACAACGGCGTGCAGGGCTACGGCTTCGACGACGCGCTCGAGGACTATCGCACCGACGTGCTCTATTGCCTGGTCTACGCCGTGATCATCATCGGCACGCTCGATCCCTCGAACGCCCGCGGCCTCCAGCTGTTCCACACCAATGTCGAGCGCGTGCTGACGGCGATCGCCGATCTCGACGCGGCGGCCAGGATGCCCGGCTAG